The Desulfovibrio legallii genome window below encodes:
- a CDS encoding DNA/RNA nuclease SfsA — MRQNQNRTGNAPPADADRPPLLPLPSGCVVGAFVQRRNRFSVEIRTAQGPLWIHSNNSGSMLGLTRPGAPVLASPAANPARKLKYTQEGVWLARTACPPPPDLPPGAEDGFWVGVNTSVPNKMLEAAFKAGRLPFAIGYTQLTREARRGQSRLDGLFSGPGLPPLWVECKNVTLVEDDAACFPDAASERGRKHLRELMDIVAHGQRAAMFYLVQRPDGRCFAPADCIDPEYAALYAAARRSGVEIYPFRALVGQNGVDLGEALPLA; from the coding sequence ATGCGCCAGAACCAGAACAGAACCGGCAATGCGCCGCCAGCAGACGCGGACAGACCGCCTTTGCTGCCTTTGCCGTCCGGCTGCGTGGTGGGGGCCTTTGTGCAGCGGCGTAACCGCTTTAGCGTGGAAATACGTACGGCGCAAGGGCCGCTCTGGATCCACAGCAACAATTCCGGCAGCATGCTGGGCCTGACCCGGCCTGGCGCGCCTGTGCTGGCCTCGCCGGCGGCCAATCCCGCCCGCAAGCTCAAATATACCCAGGAAGGCGTCTGGCTGGCCCGTACGGCCTGTCCGCCGCCGCCTGATCTGCCGCCGGGTGCGGAAGACGGCTTTTGGGTGGGCGTCAATACCTCCGTGCCCAACAAAATGCTTGAAGCGGCCTTCAAGGCCGGTCGGCTGCCTTTTGCCATCGGCTATACGCAGCTGACCCGCGAGGCCCGGCGCGGCCAGAGCCGCCTGGACGGTCTGTTCAGCGGGCCGGGCCTGCCGCCTCTTTGGGTAGAGTGCAAAAACGTCACCCTGGTGGAAGACGATGCGGCCTGTTTTCCGGATGCGGCCAGCGAACGCGGGCGCAAGCATTTGCGGGAGCTCATGGATATTGTGGCCCACGGTCAAAGGGCCGCCATGTTTTATCTGGTGCAGCGGCCCGACGGCCGTTGCTTTGCCCCGGCGGACTGCATTGACCCGGAGTACGCCGCCCTGTATGCGGCCGCTAGGCGGAGCGGGGTGGAAATATATCCCTTCCGCGCTTTGGTTGGTCAGAATGGGGTGGATCTGGGGGAGGCGCTTCCCCTGGCCTGA
- a CDS encoding pyridoxal phosphate-dependent aminotransferase encodes MQISHRLSNIKPSLTLSVNSRALELKAQGVSVTSLAVGEPDFPTPPHVCAAAKAAIDANFCHYTAVPGIPELRKAAGDYFGRAYGVPVPRESIIIGAGGKHCLYNFIQTTINPGDEVLLPAPYWLSYPDMVMLAEGVPVPVSAGPEQNFKVTPAMLEAHRTAKTRLLILNSPSNPTGAVYTEAEFTAIMDWALSQGIFVLSDEIYDQLVFSPATMTSAIGWFAEYPRQVAVLNGLSKSYAMTGWRVGFLAAHPDLIKKISSMQGHSTSNICSIAQKAALAALTGPMDGVREMCRAFQRRRDLAMHIIEDWPFAVCPRPDGAFYLFVDVRKCFGRLAANSTDICTRLLDKAHVAVVPGAAFGDDNCIRFSYAVADDVLAKALDRIGAELAVLAEAAQN; translated from the coding sequence ATGCAGATATCGCACCGTCTGAGCAATATCAAACCTTCCCTGACCCTCAGCGTCAACAGCCGCGCGCTGGAGCTCAAAGCGCAGGGCGTATCCGTCACCAGCCTGGCCGTGGGCGAACCGGACTTTCCCACTCCTCCGCACGTCTGCGCTGCGGCCAAGGCCGCCATAGACGCCAACTTCTGCCACTATACCGCCGTGCCCGGCATCCCGGAGCTGCGCAAGGCCGCAGGCGACTACTTCGGACGCGCCTACGGCGTGCCCGTACCGCGAGAATCCATCATCATCGGCGCGGGCGGCAAACACTGCCTGTATAATTTCATCCAGACCACCATCAATCCCGGCGACGAGGTGCTTTTGCCCGCCCCCTACTGGCTGAGCTACCCGGACATGGTCATGCTGGCCGAAGGCGTACCCGTGCCCGTGTCCGCCGGGCCGGAGCAGAACTTCAAGGTCACCCCGGCCATGCTGGAGGCCCACCGCACGGCCAAGACCCGCCTGCTCATCCTCAATTCGCCCAGCAACCCCACCGGGGCCGTCTACACTGAGGCGGAGTTCACGGCCATCATGGACTGGGCCCTGAGCCAGGGCATCTTTGTACTCTCGGACGAAATCTACGACCAGCTCGTGTTTTCGCCGGCCACCATGACCAGCGCCATTGGCTGGTTTGCCGAATACCCCCGGCAGGTGGCCGTGCTCAACGGCCTTTCCAAAAGCTATGCCATGACCGGCTGGCGCGTGGGCTTTCTGGCCGCGCACCCGGATTTGATCAAAAAAATCTCCTCCATGCAGGGGCACAGCACGTCCAATATCTGCTCCATCGCGCAAAAGGCGGCCCTGGCGGCCCTTACCGGCCCCATGGACGGTGTGCGCGAAATGTGCCGGGCTTTCCAGCGCCGCCGCGACCTGGCCATGCATATTATCGAGGACTGGCCCTTTGCCGTCTGTCCCAGGCCGGACGGAGCCTTCTACCTCTTTGTGGACGTGCGCAAATGCTTCGGCCGCCTGGCCGCCAATTCCACAGACATCTGCACCCGGCTGCTGGACAAGGCCCATGTGGCTGTGGTGCCGGGAGCGGCCTTCGGCGACGATAACTGCATCCGCTTTTCCTACGCCGTGGCCGACGACGTGCTGGCCAAGGCCCTGGACAGGATTGGCGCGGAACTGGCCGTGCTGGCCGAAGCCGCTCAGA